The segment AGGACCTGGTCTTCACCCAGCCCTTCATGGAGCACCCCAACAACCGCTACTCGCCGCCGCTCGAGCCCCTGGTGCGCGAGATCTACGCCGACGACGGGTTGCGCGCCGAGGTCCACGAACTCAAGGAGCGCTACATGACCCAGGCCCAGGCGCTGATCCACAACGACCTGCACACCGGCTCGATTCTGGCCAACGAGGAGGAGACCAAGGTGGTGGACCCCGAGTTCGCCTTCTTCGGGCCGATGGGCCACGACCTGGGCACCTACCTGGGCAACCTGGCACTGGCCTACGCCGCCTACGAGGCGCACGCGGCGAACGGAGAGGAAAAGCGGGCCTTCCGCGACTGGCTGCTGGAGAGCCTGATCGAGACCTGGCGCGTCTTCGAGCGCGAGTTCCTGGCGGCCTGGGAGAAGGACGTCCAGCGAGAGGAGTGGTCTTCGGACCGCTACCGCGAGCGCTACCTGAAGCGGCTCTTACAGGACGCGGCCGGGTTTGGCGCGGCCGAGATGTTCCGCCGCCTGATCGGGATGGCCCACGTTTCCGACTTCTGGAGCATCGAAGACGAGGACGAGCGCGCCGCCGCCGAGAGCCTGGGCCTCGACATCGCCCGCGCCTGGATCGCCAGCTGGCGCGCGCTGGAACGACCCGAGGACCTGGCCGCGCTGGTGCGCGCGGGGAGGGTGTTGCTGTGAGCACGTTCCGATCGATCGCGTGGGAGGGGGGACGGCTCGTCCTCCTCGACCAGCGCCGCATTCCCGAGGAAAAGACGTTCCTGGAGCTCGAGACCCCCGGGGAGGTGGCCGAGGCGATCCGCACCATGGCGGTGCGGGGGGCGCCCGCCATCGGCGCGGCCGCGGCCTTTGGCGTCGTCCTCGCCGCCCGCCGGGGAGAGGACCTGGAGGCGGCCGACGCGCGGCTGCGGGCGTCGCGCCCCACCGCGGTCAACCTCTTCTGGGCCCTCGACCGCATGAAGCGGGTCTGGGCGGGCTTCGCGGGCGGCCGCGAGGAGCTTGTGGGGGCGCTCGAGGCCGAGGCCCTGAAGATCGCCGAGGAGGACGTGGCCGCCAACAAGGCGATCGGGAGGAACGCGCTGCCGCTGATCCCGGACGAGGCGAAGATCCTCCACCACTGCAACACCGGCTCGCTGGCCACGGTGGACTACGGGACCGCCCTGGGCATCATCCGCATCGCCCATGAGGCCGGCAAGAAGGTGCACGCCTTCCTCGACGAGACCCGTCCGCGGCTGCAGGGGGCGCGGCTCTCGGCCTGGGAGCTGCGCGAGCTGGGCATCCCCCACACCGTGATCGCCGACGGCGCCAGCGGCCACGTGATGCAGAAGTTCGGGATCGACCTGGTGGTGGTGGGGGCCGACCGCATCGCCAGGAACGGCGACACCGCCAACAAGATCGGGACCTACAACCTGGCCCTCGCGGCCCGCTACCACGGGGTGCCCTTCTACGTCGCCGCCCCCACGAGCACGATCGACCTGGAGACCGCTGCGGGCGCGGAGATTCCCATCGAGGAGCGCTCGCCCGAGGAGCTCACCCACTGCGGGCCGGTCCGGGTGGTGCCCGAGGGCAGCCCCGTCTACAACCCCGCCTTCGACGTCACCCCGGCGGAGCTGATCACCGCAATCGTCACCGAAGCGGGCCTGGCCTACCCGCCCTTTGAAGAGAGCCTGCCCGCACTGGTCAGGAAAGCCAAGGAGGAAAGGTCATGAGCTGGCCACAGGAAGCGAAGCGGGTGGCCGACGGCATCCGCCGCCGGGTGACCGCGTTCACCCTCAAGAACGGCGGCGGCTACCTGAGCCAGGCGTGTTCGAGCGCCGAGATTCTGGCGACCCTCTACACCAGGGTCATGAACCTGGGGCCCTCGGTGGCCCCCCCGGTGCCCCCGCCCTTTGGCGGGGTGCCGGGCAAGAACCCCGACTACACCACCGGGGCCGGCTACAACGGCCCCCACGAACCCGAACGCGACCGTTTCTTCATCAGCCCTGTCCACTACGCCCTGGTCCTCTACGCCACCCTGGTGGAGACCGGACGGATGGCCGAGGAGGGCCTTGAGATGTTCAACCAGGACGGCGGCACCGTCGAGATGATCGGCGCCGAGCACTCCCCGGGCCACGAGCTGATGGCCGGGTCGCTGGGGCAGGCGCTGAGCCAGGTGATCGGCATCGCCCTGGGCCGCCGGCGCAAAGGGGAGACGGGGCGCAACTTCGCCTTCATGTCCGACGGCGAGTTCATGATCGGCCAGACCTGGGAGGCGATGGAGACGCTGAGCTTTTACAAGCTCGACAGCGTGATCGCCTACGTCGACGCCAACGGCCAGTCGGCCGACGGCAGGATCGACGAGGTGATGGGCATCGAGCCGCTCAAGGAGCGGCTGGAGGCCTTCGGCGCGGTGGCGGTGGAGGTGGACGGGCACGACGTGGAGGCGCTCGCGGCCGCGGCCGAAACGCCCCACGAGGGCCGGCCTCTGGTGGTCGTCGCCCGCACCAACCCCTACTGCGGGGTCGAGGTGCTCTCGGAGCGGGCGCCCAGGTTCCACTACATCCGTTTCGCGGGGCCGGAAGAAAAGGAGGCGCTCGAGCGCTTTTACGTGCGCAAGTGGGGAGGTAGGGAGTGACGCTCGAAACCCAGGTGCACCAAAAGAACCTGGTCAAGTGGGCGGCGGACAAGCCCGAGGTCGTCGTCTTCTCCGCCGACCTGACCAGCTCCACCGAGGTCCGCCGCTTCGCCGAGACCTACCCCGACCGCTTCTACAGCTTCGGGATGACCGAGCAGAACATGATGTCGGCCGCCGGCGGCATGGCCCGCGAGGGGTTCACCCCCTGGGTCCACACCTTCGCCGTCTTCCTCTACCGCCGCGCCCTCGACCAGGTGCAGATGTCGGTCGCCTACCCCAACCTGCGGGTGCGCATCGTCGGCTTCCTGCCCGGCATCACCACCCCCGGCGGGGCCACCCACCAGGCCATCGAGGACGTGGCCATCATGCGCGCCGTTCCCAACATGACCGTGCTCGAGACCGGCGACGCCGCCGACGTGGAGAGCGTGCTCGACGTGGCCCAGGGCGTCGACGGGCCGGTCTACATCCGCATGCTGCGGGGGCAGATTCCCCGGCTCTTCACCACCCCCATGCGGCTCGGCCGCGCCCGCCGGCTGCGCCGCGGGTCCGACGTGACCCTGTTCACCGCCGGCATCACCACCGAGGAGGCGATGCGGGCGACCCAGGTGCTCGAGCAGCGGGGCGTGAGCATCGAGCACCTGCACGTCACCACCCACAAGCCCTTCACCGACCCGGCGGTGCTCGAGGCCGCAAGCCGGCCCAAGTACGGCGTGATCACCTTCGAAAACCACACCACCGTCGGCGGCCTGGGCAGCGAGGTGGCCGAGGTGATGGCCGAGCACGGCGTCGGCAAGAGGCTGGTGCGCCTGGGCATCCCCGACACCTACGCCCACGGCGGCAGCCGCCCCTACCTGATGCGGCACTACGGCCTCGACGCCCTGGCGCTGGTGCGGGCGGTCGAGAAGCTGGTGGGCGAAGACCTGAACATCGGCGAGGACGACCTGGCGGCGGTGCGGGTGGAGCCGGTGCACGGCGACTTCAAGGCGGAGGCGTTGTGATGGGGAGTGGAATGTGGGAGGGGGGATGTGGGGCTTCCCGCCTCCTACCCCCTACCTCCTACTTCCTGCGGGCTGAGGGGGTCTCATGAACCGGCCGCGCTACGACACCGCCCTCCCCCTCTCCGGCGCGCGCTTCACCGCCCGCTACCGCATCGCCGCCGAAACGCCGGCGGCGGCCGAGGAGGCGGCCAGGGCGCTTGCGGTGGAGCAAACCATCGAGTTTCCCGCCGAGCTCGTGGAAGGAACGATCGCCCGTGAGGTCGTCGCCCGCGTCGAGAGCCTGCAAGAAACCGCCCCCGGCGTCTACGCCGCCGAGCTTTCTTTCGCCGTCGAGCTGGTGGGTGGCGAGCTGCCCCAACTCCTCAACGTCTTCTTCGGCAACTCCAGCCTGCTGCCGAA is part of the Oceanithermus desulfurans genome and harbors:
- a CDS encoding transketolase; translation: MSWPQEAKRVADGIRRRVTAFTLKNGGGYLSQACSSAEILATLYTRVMNLGPSVAPPVPPPFGGVPGKNPDYTTGAGYNGPHEPERDRFFISPVHYALVLYATLVETGRMAEEGLEMFNQDGGTVEMIGAEHSPGHELMAGSLGQALSQVIGIALGRRRKGETGRNFAFMSDGEFMIGQTWEAMETLSFYKLDSVIAYVDANGQSADGRIDEVMGIEPLKERLEAFGAVAVEVDGHDVEALAAAAETPHEGRPLVVVARTNPYCGVEVLSERAPRFHYIRFAGPEEKEALERFYVRKWGGRE
- the mtnA gene encoding S-methyl-5-thioribose-1-phosphate isomerase encodes the protein MSTFRSIAWEGGRLVLLDQRRIPEEKTFLELETPGEVAEAIRTMAVRGAPAIGAAAAFGVVLAARRGEDLEAADARLRASRPTAVNLFWALDRMKRVWAGFAGGREELVGALEAEALKIAEEDVAANKAIGRNALPLIPDEAKILHHCNTGSLATVDYGTALGIIRIAHEAGKKVHAFLDETRPRLQGARLSAWELRELGIPHTVIADGASGHVMQKFGIDLVVVGADRIARNGDTANKIGTYNLALAARYHGVPFYVAAPTSTIDLETAAGAEIPIEERSPEELTHCGPVRVVPEGSPVYNPAFDVTPAELITAIVTEAGLAYPPFEESLPALVRKAKEERS
- a CDS encoding transketolase family protein, which produces MTLETQVHQKNLVKWAADKPEVVVFSADLTSSTEVRRFAETYPDRFYSFGMTEQNMMSAAGGMAREGFTPWVHTFAVFLYRRALDQVQMSVAYPNLRVRIVGFLPGITTPGGATHQAIEDVAIMRAVPNMTVLETGDAADVESVLDVAQGVDGPVYIRMLRGQIPRLFTTPMRLGRARRLRRGSDVTLFTAGITTEEAMRATQVLEQRGVSIEHLHVTTHKPFTDPAVLEAASRPKYGVITFENHTTVGGLGSEVAEVMAEHGVGKRLVRLGIPDTYAHGGSRPYLMRHYGLDALALVRAVEKLVGEDLNIGEDDLAAVRVEPVHGDFKAEAL
- the mtnK gene encoding S-methyl-5-thioribose kinase, translating into MGELEALNETTVKDYLAQRGLAERLGGGAEDWVAEPITDGNVNLLFRVKNPHAGRSLIVKQALGYAWRYPDFKMPKGRLAIEHAVLQVAAEHAPEQVPEVYFFSPEDAVLVMEDLNRHREMRAALREGTRFPRAAEHLGRYMARTLFYTSDLYLPSGEKKARAAELVNPVLRKVQEDLVFTQPFMEHPNNRYSPPLEPLVREIYADDGLRAEVHELKERYMTQAQALIHNDLHTGSILANEEETKVVDPEFAFFGPMGHDLGTYLGNLALAYAAYEAHAANGEEKRAFRDWLLESLIETWRVFEREFLAAWEKDVQREEWSSDRYRERYLKRLLQDAAGFGAAEMFRRLIGMAHVSDFWSIEDEDERAAAESLGLDIARAWIASWRALERPEDLAALVRAGRVLL